Part of the Cryptosporangium arvum DSM 44712 genome, GGGCGGCGAGCCCGGGGCGGCGTACCTGGACGACGTCGTGCGGCTCCTCGGCCGCGAGCTCTCCCACCCGCAACTCGCCACCACGGCCGTCGTCGACAGCCTGGTCGACCTCATCCTGATCCAGCTGGTCCGGGCCTGGCTGGCCCGGCAGCCGGAGCACCGGCGCGGTGGCTGGCTGGGTTGGGCCGACGACCCGATCGTGCGGGACGCCGTGGAACGAGTGCACGCCGATCCGGCCGGGGACTGGTCGGCCGCCACGCTGGCCGCCGCGCTGAACGTCTCCCGGGCGACGCTGGCGCGGCGCTTCCAGGCGGCCATGGGTCGCAGCCCGGCGGCGTACGTCACCCAGTGGCGCATGGATCTGGCCGCTTCCCGGCTGCGCGACACCCGTGACCCGGTCGAGGCCGTCGCCGCCCGGGTGGGCTACCGGTCGGTGCCGTCGTTCACCCGCGCGTTCCTCCGCGATCGCGGCACGACGCCCGGGGCCTTCCGGCGGCAGCGTCAGAAGCCGTAGGTCACGTCCGGGCGTAGTGCGTCACGGTGGAGCCGGAGGCGAAGGTCTCGCGGTGCGCGGGCGTGAACGCGGTGGGGCCGAACGCGCCGGTGAAGGCGGAGATGCCGTCGCCGACGACGATCGGGTAGCTCTTGATGACCAGCTCGTCGATCTCCGGGAGGACGGCCGCCGCGAGCGTGCCCCCGCCGGCCAGCCAGACGTCGAACGGGGACTCCTCGGCCTTCAGCGCACGTACCAGCGCCACCGGGTCGCGGCCGACCAGCTCGACCGCCGGGTCGGCGATCCCGCCGAGCGTGCTCGAGACGACGTACTGGCGCAGGTGCCCGTACGGGCTCGCGATGCCGGCGTCGAGCGCCGGCCGGTAGGTGCCCAGCCCCATCACCACCGTGTCGAACCGCTTGTTGGCGGCGTTCCCGACCCCGAAGTGCGCCCGGGCGTGCGTCGGCAGCGTCTCCGGGAGGTTCGCGCCGATCCACCCGGCCAGGTCCTCGCCGAGCGGGAAGAAGTCGAACGATCCGTCGGGGCCGGCGATGTACCCGTCGATGCTGACGCCGACGTAGTAGACCAGTTTTCGCATGACGTCCTAACCACTGCACTTGAAGTGGTTACGAATCTAGCACGTGCTCGACGAGCTCCTGGATCAGTGCGTCGGTGTCGTAGCCCTCGACGATCGCCGGCATCGTCAACGAGTCCACGACCAGGCCGAACATCGCGAAGTACAG contains:
- a CDS encoding AraC family transcriptional regulator, with the translated sequence MDPVTEVLRLSGLKGTVGTRIEAGSRWSAEVSGHPGIATHAVLSGGASLVTDDGRHVDLAAGDVVMLPIGAKHRLGDDPGGEPVPIPARGGAGQCLRLGSGPPRTRIFTVYYDCNHVTRTQVLDELPDFLHVEGGEPGAAYLDDVVRLLGRELSHPQLATTAVVDSLVDLILIQLVRAWLARQPEHRRGGWLGWADDPIVRDAVERVHADPAGDWSAATLAAALNVSRATLARRFQAAMGRSPAAYVTQWRMDLAASRLRDTRDPVEAVAARVGYRSVPSFTRAFLRDRGTTPGAFRRQRQKP
- a CDS encoding dihydrofolate reductase family protein, whose product is MRKLVYYVGVSIDGYIAGPDGSFDFFPLGEDLAGWIGANLPETLPTHARAHFGVGNAANKRFDTVVMGLGTYRPALDAGIASPYGHLRQYVVSSTLGGIADPAVELVGRDPVALVRALKAEESPFDVWLAGGGTLAAAVLPEIDELVIKSYPIVVGDGISAFTGAFGPTAFTPAHRETFASGSTVTHYART